A window from Acidobacteriota bacterium encodes these proteins:
- a CDS encoding IS1/IS6 family transposase codes for MNPETITPLAPEQAFCPNTDCPASGRCGAGNIGVHAQKEQRFKCSVCRKTFSARQGTPFYRLQSDAARVTLVLTLLAHGCPVQAIVAAFDMDERTVRAWLAKGGRHCQAVHEQLVEQPPDLGQVQGDEIRVNAQRAVLWLALAICVKTRLWLGAEVSAQRDSPLIERLLERVKRCASALGGPLLFCMDGLASYPTTIQRVFREKLPRHGARGRCALVEWPRL; via the coding sequence ATGAATCCAGAAACGATCACACCCCTCGCCCCGGAGCAGGCATTTTGTCCTAACACTGACTGTCCTGCCAGCGGGCGGTGCGGCGCAGGCAACATTGGCGTGCATGCGCAAAAAGAGCAGCGGTTCAAGTGCAGCGTCTGCCGGAAAACCTTTAGCGCCCGGCAGGGTACGCCGTTTTATCGGCTCCAATCCGATGCGGCGCGCGTGACCTTGGTGCTGACCTTGCTGGCGCACGGTTGTCCGGTGCAGGCGATTGTGGCGGCCTTTGACATGGATGAGCGCACGGTCCGCGCCTGGCTCGCCAAGGGCGGTAGGCATTGTCAGGCGGTACACGAGCAGTTGGTCGAGCAGCCGCCAGACCTGGGGCAGGTGCAAGGCGATGAAATCCGTGTCAACGCGCAACGCGCCGTACTCTGGTTAGCGCTGGCTATCTGCGTGAAGACACGGTTGTGGCTCGGCGCGGAAGTCAGTGCGCAACGCGACAGTCCGCTCATCGAACGTTTGCTCGAACGAGTCAAACGCTGCGCGTCGGCGTTGGGCGGGCCATTGCTCTTTTGCATGGATGGGTTGGCGAGCTACCCGACCACCATCCAGCGCGTCTTCCGCGAAAAGCTGCCGCGCCACGGCGCACGCGGGCGTTGCGCGCTCGTCGAATGGCCGCGCCTGTAG
- a CDS encoding tyrosine-protein phosphatase yields the protein MKINSFSPVNHKVAVRHPCYSFVALAIATCFLLASANCIFANSERKNRKAMADSATPTEPTCSVENFGKVNDHYYRGAQPEAGQYEQLKALGIKTVIDLRDDPTDFAKGKAEAAGLRYLNMPLSDKKAPAEENVNKFLEYANDENNWPIFVHCAGGRHRTGAMTAVYRMTVDGWQIERAW from the coding sequence ATGAAGATAAACAGCTTTTCGCCAGTTAATCACAAGGTCGCGGTTAGGCATCCATGCTATTCGTTTGTTGCTTTGGCCATCGCCACTTGCTTCCTGCTCGCAAGTGCCAATTGCATTTTCGCCAATAGCGAACGCAAGAATCGTAAAGCCATGGCAGATTCCGCCACGCCAACTGAGCCGACTTGCAGTGTGGAAAATTTTGGCAAGGTCAATGACCATTATTACCGCGGTGCCCAACCCGAAGCAGGTCAATACGAGCAATTAAAAGCGCTAGGGATCAAGACAGTGATTGACCTGCGTGATGACCCAACGGACTTTGCCAAAGGCAAAGCCGAAGCGGCGGGGCTACGCTATCTAAATATGCCACTGAGCGATAAAAAGGCACCTGCCGAAGAAAACGTTAATAAGTTTCTTGAGTATGCGAACGATGAAAATAATTGGCCCATCTTTGTGCATTGCGCAGGGGGCCGCCATCGCACAGGCGCCATGACGGCGGTCTATCGCATGACCGTTGATGGATGGCAGATCGAACGCGCTTGGTAG
- a CDS encoding HEAT repeat domain-containing protein: MKKTQLSAITYLLRLALVCGVTLNPQPYFAQRPIATEQTIVANLATADEEQRLALLVDLSAIFKTRLTPARPHTIAVLTNLLQTDAVPLIRTQAARALELAGDSTAVDALLAAFKTEREMTTRKTILYALASYPGPQITAALLPLLNHKEQEIRATAAYVLAEQADTAAAKPLLDLLRKRRKEADAFARSQAVRGLGRIGFQAATPLLLEALQNDKAQIVKREAAIALGWLTTEPAPTVLSALRAATSADDPYLREAAQAAIDKINNHTSL, from the coding sequence ATGAAGAAAACACAGTTATCAGCCATCACGTATTTGCTGAGGTTAGCCTTGGTTTGTGGAGTGACGCTGAACCCCCAGCCCTACTTCGCGCAAAGACCAATCGCAACGGAGCAAACGATTGTCGCCAACCTAGCCACTGCTGACGAAGAGCAGCGGCTGGCGTTATTAGTGGATTTATCCGCCATCTTCAAAACGCGTTTGACTCCGGCGCGCCCACATACCATCGCCGTACTGACCAACTTACTGCAAACCGATGCTGTCCCTCTTATTCGCACACAAGCCGCCCGGGCGCTGGAATTGGCTGGCGATTCAACCGCCGTTGATGCACTGCTCGCCGCGTTCAAAACCGAACGCGAAATGACAACCCGAAAGACCATCTTATATGCCCTGGCAAGCTATCCAGGGCCACAAATCACGGCGGCGTTGTTGCCATTATTGAATCACAAAGAACAAGAAATACGCGCGACCGCTGCTTATGTATTGGCCGAACAAGCCGACACCGCCGCCGCCAAGCCTTTGCTCGACCTGCTGCGAAAACGCCGTAAAGAAGCCGATGCTTTCGCGCGCAGCCAAGCAGTTCGGGGGTTGGGCCGGATTGGTTTTCAGGCGGCAACTCCTCTCCTGCTTGAAGCCTTACAAAACGACAAGGCCCAAATTGTTAAACGTGAAGCCGCCATCGCCCTGGGCTGGTTGACGACGGAACCCGCGCCCACTGTCCTTTCTGCCTTACGGGCTGCCACGTCCGCTGACGATCCCTACCTACGCGAAGCTGCCCAAGCAGCAATTGACAAGATCAACAACCATACTTCACTCTGA